A single genomic interval of Lactococcus sp. S-13 harbors:
- the nth gene encoding endonuclease III, which translates to MLSKKKYLEVLTIIEEMFPQAHGELNWETPFQLLVATILSAQATDKGVNKATPALFAEFPDAQAMAQADLVAIENLIRTIGLYKTKAKNILRTAQLLTTEFKDDLPDLPRDKKLLQTLPGVGRKTANVVLAEAYGIPGIAVDTHVERVSKRLDIVAQKATVLEVEEKLMKMIPEEKWIQAHHHLIFFGRYHCTAKKPKCAACPVLDYCKFGKNYLKNE; encoded by the coding sequence ATGTTAAGTAAGAAAAAATATCTTGAAGTTTTAACAATTATTGAAGAAATGTTTCCCCAAGCCCATGGCGAACTCAATTGGGAAACGCCTTTTCAGCTGCTCGTGGCCACGATTTTATCCGCGCAAGCCACAGATAAAGGGGTCAACAAAGCGACACCTGCCTTGTTCGCTGAATTTCCAGATGCACAAGCAATGGCTCAAGCTGACCTTGTGGCCATCGAAAACTTGATTAGGACAATTGGACTCTACAAAACGAAGGCCAAAAACATCTTGCGGACGGCACAACTTTTGACCACTGAGTTTAAAGATGACTTACCTGACTTACCAAGAGATAAAAAATTATTACAAACCTTGCCCGGAGTGGGGCGCAAGACAGCCAATGTTGTATTGGCAGAAGCTTACGGAATTCCAGGGATTGCTGTAGACACCCACGTTGAGCGAGTGTCCAAGCGCTTGGATATTGTTGCTCAAAAAGCCACGGTTTTAGAAGTGGAAGAAAAATTGATGAAAATGATTCCCGAGGAAAAATGGATCCAAGCTCACCATCATTTGATTTTCTTTGGCCGCTACCACTGTACCGCAAAAAAGCCGAAATGTGCAGCCTGTCCTGTGCTTGATTATTGTAAATTTGGAAAGAACTACTTAAAAAATGAATGA
- a CDS encoding DnaD domain-containing protein, which yields MDYYDEYSKGHLVLPSLILAHFSQLFPSAFDFLVWLYFFENREIAPSEIATRTGKNLTEVNQAIDHLAKFGAMKVTLIEIDGETETFFDISPVFKRLDELTHSTQQSQPLSEEKNQEGEGQLKELVSIFEAEMGMISPVQLEELRAWLFEDHYEMNLIKQALREAVLNRKVSLNYIKAILRNWKNEGIQSLQAVEERQSERQEAKKNQPQQDFYIPLDGPWNS from the coding sequence ATGGATTATTACGATGAATATAGCAAAGGACATTTGGTTTTGCCCAGTTTAATTTTGGCGCATTTTAGCCAACTTTTTCCCTCGGCTTTTGATTTTTTAGTGTGGCTTTATTTTTTTGAAAATCGAGAAATTGCACCAAGTGAAATTGCGACACGGACAGGAAAAAATCTAACTGAAGTCAACCAAGCAATTGATCATTTGGCAAAATTTGGGGCAATGAAGGTAACGTTGATTGAGATTGACGGAGAAACAGAAACCTTTTTTGACATCAGCCCTGTGTTCAAACGCTTAGATGAATTGACACATTCAACTCAGCAAAGTCAGCCACTTTCAGAAGAAAAAAATCAAGAAGGTGAAGGGCAACTCAAAGAGCTTGTCAGCATTTTTGAAGCGGAAATGGGGATGATTTCACCTGTGCAACTTGAAGAGCTACGTGCGTGGCTTTTTGAAGATCATTATGAAATGAATCTTATCAAACAGGCTCTCCGGGAAGCTGTGCTCAATCGAAAGGTTTCACTTAATTATATCAAAGCCATCTTACGCAATTGGAAAAATGAAGGGATTCAATCGCTCCAAGCTGTTGAAGAACGGCAATCAGAACGACAAGAAGCTAAGAAAAATCAGCCTCAACAAGATTTCTATATCCCTTTAGACGGCCCTTGGAATAGCTAG